A genomic region of Rhodohalobacter sp. 614A contains the following coding sequences:
- a CDS encoding DUF92 domain-containing protein: protein MYRLINYLFGLNLIYLFILEGKMGDHALILIGLGLSVLAAYIAFLFNWISLDATTAVIILGTMVLGLGGWALAASVIFFFGFSSMLTRFNEHEQPDFDKKPTRKRRDGYQVWANGFWVGIFCILWFALGTLSALIAAFAVVATATADTWATEIGTLKPGKTWNITTFEPVTPGVDGGISIKGTLAALAGAMVIACFVFFTDVLYPIRFFGIILFSGFFGAFIDSIVGALFRQRKVELSAPDDFSNSSESFTNSFVNWAATGISGLLASLITEIILL, encoded by the coding sequence CTTAAACCTGATCTACCTGTTTATTCTTGAAGGAAAAATGGGAGATCACGCCCTGATTTTGATCGGGTTGGGGCTCTCCGTTTTGGCGGCATATATCGCTTTTTTATTTAACTGGATTTCTCTGGATGCCACGACAGCCGTAATCATTTTGGGAACGATGGTTTTAGGTTTGGGAGGCTGGGCTCTTGCTGCATCGGTCATCTTCTTTTTTGGCTTCAGCAGCATGCTCACTCGATTTAACGAACACGAACAACCCGACTTTGATAAGAAGCCAACCCGAAAACGCCGGGATGGATACCAGGTGTGGGCAAACGGATTTTGGGTGGGAATTTTTTGTATTCTTTGGTTTGCACTCGGTACTTTGTCAGCCTTAATAGCCGCATTTGCAGTGGTTGCCACTGCTACGGCCGATACCTGGGCTACGGAAATCGGCACGTTAAAACCTGGTAAAACCTGGAATATTACTACGTTTGAGCCTGTAACTCCCGGTGTGGATGGCGGAATTAGTATAAAAGGGACATTGGCTGCACTGGCCGGGGCAATGGTAATAGCGTGTTTTGTCTTTTTTACGGATGTTTTATATCCCATCCGGTTTTTTGGGATTATTCTATTTTCCGGCTTTTTTGGTGCGTTTATCGATTCAATCGTTGGGGCTTTGTTTCGTCAGCGAAAGGTAGAACTCTCTGCTCCGGATGATTTCAGTAACTCTTCTGAATCTTTCACAAACAGTTTTGTAAACTGGGCGGCAACTGGTATTAGTGGTCTCTTAGCAAGCTTGATAACAGAAATAATTCTTCTATGA
- a CDS encoding dicarboxylate/amino acid:cation symporter, whose protein sequence is MKWYKKLHWQIIIGLILGLLWGLLSSVAGFNEFTSNYIRPFGDIFITLLKLIAVPLVLASLVVGVSSLNDMTKLSRMGGKTIGIYMVTTVFAITIGLTSVNVIQPGKTLPEETRTSLMESYGEGVQGRGDAAQQLLDQSPLQFIVDIVPENFFAAASDNGNMLQIVFVALLLGIGIVQIPIQKSQVLINVFEALNDVIIKIVDLIMKVAPYGVFALMAVVIIDLAGDDIGQALILLKALGWYCLAVIIGLLVHVFVVYSTLFKIFSKMKLRDFFRAIQPAILLGFSTSSSVATLPVTMERVEKNLGVEDEVSSFVLPVGATINMDGTSLYQAVAAVFIAQALGMDLTIAQQLIIVLTATLASIGAAGVPGAGIIMLVIVLQAIQVPLEGIALILGVDRILDMLRTSVNITGDAAVSVAVAYTEGLLGPLHLDDEDVE, encoded by the coding sequence ATGAAATGGTATAAAAAACTTCACTGGCAAATTATTATCGGTTTAATATTGGGCCTGCTTTGGGGACTTCTGTCCAGCGTTGCCGGATTCAATGAATTTACAAGCAATTATATTCGTCCTTTTGGTGATATTTTTATCACTCTTTTAAAATTGATTGCCGTTCCCTTGGTTTTGGCATCGCTTGTCGTGGGGGTTTCCAGCCTGAATGATATGACAAAGCTTTCGCGGATGGGAGGAAAGACAATTGGTATTTATATGGTAACCACCGTTTTTGCCATTACCATTGGTTTGACTTCTGTAAATGTTATTCAGCCCGGCAAAACACTCCCGGAAGAAACACGAACCTCATTAATGGAAAGTTACGGAGAAGGTGTACAGGGAAGAGGGGATGCCGCTCAACAGCTTTTGGATCAGAGTCCGCTTCAATTTATTGTGGATATAGTACCAGAAAATTTCTTCGCTGCCGCTTCGGATAACGGCAATATGCTTCAGATTGTTTTTGTGGCTTTACTGCTTGGAATCGGGATTGTTCAAATCCCCATTCAAAAATCGCAGGTGCTCATTAATGTGTTTGAGGCTTTGAATGATGTGATCATAAAAATAGTAGACTTAATTATGAAAGTGGCTCCTTATGGAGTTTTTGCCCTGATGGCGGTAGTCATTATCGATCTTGCCGGAGATGATATTGGTCAGGCTCTGATACTACTTAAAGCGCTGGGATGGTATTGTCTTGCCGTGATTATTGGTCTGCTGGTTCATGTATTTGTGGTTTATTCAACCCTTTTCAAAATCTTCAGTAAAATGAAACTCAGAGATTTTTTCAGGGCTATTCAGCCAGCAATTTTACTGGGGTTCAGTACAAGTTCCAGTGTAGCTACTTTGCCGGTAACAATGGAACGAGTTGAAAAAAATCTGGGAGTTGAAGATGAGGTTTCCAGTTTTGTTTTACCCGTTGGAGCCACCATTAACATGGACGGAACCAGCCTTTACCAGGCAGTTGCAGCCGTTTTTATAGCTCAGGCTTTGGGAATGGATCTAACCATTGCTCAACAATTGATCATTGTTCTTACGGCAACTCTGGCTTCCATAGGGGCCGCAGGCGTTCCCGGAGCGGGAATTATCATGCTTGTAATTGTGCTTCAAGCCATCCAGGTTCCTCTTGAAGGGATTGCTTTAATTTTAGGAGTAGATCGGATTCTGGATATGCTCCGCACCTCTGTTAATATAACCGGTGATGCCGCCGTGTCAGTTGCTGTGGCTTATACAGAAGGTTTACTCGGGCCGCTTCATCTGGATGATGAAGACGTAGAATGA
- a CDS encoding tetratricopeptide repeat protein, with translation MTALKFNFMMSIAILVLMLHMPLVSDSTGSAKSETDWYDEKLNQGIEAFYQTDWDRANSIFEEIKNRHPDDPRPYFFESMMPFLEYFFIEQSGELANDFLDKSEKAVELSHQKLEKQSSDTTMVLMLSGLYGYRGLVAAGQGEHRIALQSGLKGFNYTRKLLSIDSNRPDARIGKGMFYYMVGSVPSGMKWATNIFGFSADIEDGFAELKIAANSNSYISNDAKMMLMYLYEKEGRLGDALYYANDLTNTLPDNVIFLFKKAEILENLGNREDAIDVYKSIITHNNTNLDLITVKSRKKITELEKITLK, from the coding sequence ATGACGGCTTTAAAGTTTAATTTTATGATGAGTATTGCAATACTTGTACTGATGCTTCACATGCCATTGGTGAGCGATTCAACCGGATCAGCCAAATCAGAGACGGATTGGTATGATGAAAAGCTGAATCAAGGAATTGAAGCCTTTTATCAAACGGATTGGGATCGAGCGAACAGCATATTTGAAGAGATAAAAAACAGACATCCGGATGATCCTCGCCCATACTTTTTCGAAAGTATGATGCCCTTTCTTGAATATTTCTTTATTGAGCAATCGGGAGAACTTGCCAATGATTTTTTAGATAAATCAGAAAAGGCAGTAGAGTTAAGTCATCAAAAACTCGAAAAGCAGTCCAGCGACACAACCATGGTTTTAATGTTGAGCGGACTGTATGGCTATCGCGGATTGGTAGCAGCAGGTCAGGGAGAACATCGTATTGCATTACAAAGTGGATTGAAAGGTTTCAATTATACAAGAAAGTTACTCTCCATTGATTCAAACCGTCCGGATGCACGCATCGGGAAAGGAATGTTTTACTATATGGTCGGCAGTGTTCCGAGCGGGATGAAATGGGCTACAAATATTTTTGGCTTCAGCGCCGATATTGAAGATGGATTTGCTGAACTGAAGATTGCGGCTAACAGTAACAGTTATATCAGTAATGATGCCAAAATGATGCTGATGTATCTCTATGAAAAAGAGGGAAGATTGGGGGATGCTTTATATTATGCCAATGATCTGACAAATACCTTGCCCGACAATGTAATTTTTTTGTTTAAAAAAGCAGAAATTCTTGAGAATCTTGGTAATAGAGAGGATGCAATTGACGTTTATAAGTCAATAATTACGCATAATAATACAAACCTTGACCTGATAACTGTAAAAAGCAGAAAAAAAATTACAGAACTCGAAAAAATCACCCTAAAATAG
- a CDS encoding T9SS type A sorting domain-containing protein: protein MGQKLQGSFFTLFLLVSILLIWDGRTAAEAQISLESALPLEIQFSQGETIVEQSSITVGLSDFQSILSDDLSLLHDQWQPYDGDQNPGINYFVSENSAFVAPGKVQIKDFPYQTFFVSSFQNNSGNSIGHLMLAYDFIYNFFERSENNDFELMYRINDGEWSSVQSGKIESFSLRSDEDSWRSFSINLNIDDIFLRQSDVIHLMWVIDGTETISNEIPMALQRMEIFPEVGEQLSLNRGDVIITEILPKSDVNGSDFEYIEIYNPAEQRLSLKGVEIFTSLGVKVIQQDIYVEPYGFTVISNADISSLEGVNNSYFYSGSIISESRGRVGLERNGQLIASATYEATEPGVALELNRVSRAYDGYSSLQDFAPSQSTYYQDLYGSPGSRGNTVPMYSKGLSDSGLYLFTLPGRSIQRLNRNSALEFYDLAGEPINMDTVEPYQPVLVQKTDNSAVKIFTESEYSSNSTAVPVSELTSGSDFIATPVYAENSGQTMNKSTNLSRIAPVTQIWNRQKQKFDLQFLSQIENDYWSPFVLNESVANLLGNSDNRITGPSMERFIEFSLLPENGNEGLIADAVMLGFLDSPAQNSQLRFDLPKLELLPSANNNTNFRSPLLYLSSTLSSENYNSFTHLPFDINQEYEIGLGAKMIDNAGSATIKWNLNNELPEEWILTLEDTFNGTSVNLREENEYRFRYSSSVSAMNENNQNETPKITAFTAQGRPRFVLKVQPYESFSENTEDVETPDKIELRPNYPNPFNPSTNINFYIPEERSVRVGIYNIVGQQVALLLDDTIQAGEHSLVWDASDKPSGIYIVQLESGNRIFTRKITLIK from the coding sequence ATGGGACAAAAGCTACAAGGATCTTTTTTTACATTATTCCTGCTTGTTTCCATCCTTTTGATTTGGGACGGTAGAACTGCAGCTGAGGCACAAATATCTCTTGAAAGTGCTTTACCTCTTGAAATTCAATTTTCTCAGGGAGAAACTATAGTTGAGCAATCCTCGATAACTGTTGGCCTTTCAGATTTTCAATCTATTCTCTCTGATGATCTTTCTCTTCTACATGATCAGTGGCAGCCGTATGATGGTGATCAGAATCCGGGTATTAATTATTTTGTATCTGAAAACAGCGCGTTCGTTGCCCCGGGAAAAGTTCAGATTAAAGATTTTCCATATCAAACATTTTTTGTCTCATCATTCCAAAACAATAGCGGCAACAGCATCGGGCATTTGATGCTTGCCTACGACTTTATCTATAATTTTTTTGAACGTTCGGAAAACAACGATTTTGAATTGATGTACCGAATTAATGATGGTGAATGGAGTAGTGTTCAAAGTGGAAAAATCGAATCGTTTTCCCTCAGGTCTGATGAAGACAGCTGGCGTTCATTTTCCATTAATTTAAACATCGATGATATCTTCCTGCGCCAATCGGATGTGATTCATTTGATGTGGGTGATTGACGGAACTGAAACGATTTCAAATGAAATTCCAATGGCGCTTCAGAGAATGGAAATATTTCCTGAAGTGGGTGAGCAGCTATCCTTGAACAGGGGAGATGTTATTATTACTGAAATATTGCCCAAATCGGATGTAAATGGCAGTGATTTCGAATACATAGAAATTTATAATCCCGCAGAACAACGGTTATCGTTAAAAGGAGTGGAAATTTTTACATCTCTTGGAGTCAAAGTTATTCAGCAGGATATCTATGTAGAGCCTTATGGCTTTACAGTAATATCCAATGCGGATATTTCCAGTCTTGAAGGTGTAAACAATAGTTATTTTTATAGCGGGTCAATCATTTCTGAAAGCAGGGGACGGGTTGGGCTTGAGCGGAACGGACAACTTATTGCATCGGCCACTTATGAAGCTACGGAACCCGGAGTAGCTCTCGAACTGAACCGTGTATCAAGGGCGTATGATGGGTATTCAAGCTTACAGGATTTTGCTCCATCTCAATCCACATATTATCAGGATTTGTATGGCTCTCCGGGTTCACGGGGAAATACGGTTCCTATGTATTCTAAAGGGCTGTCTGATAGTGGCTTATATCTCTTTACACTTCCCGGGAGATCCATTCAAAGATTGAACCGAAATTCTGCATTAGAGTTCTATGATCTGGCTGGTGAACCCATCAACATGGATACTGTAGAGCCTTATCAACCTGTTTTGGTTCAAAAGACGGATAACTCGGCTGTTAAAATATTCACTGAATCAGAATATAGTTCAAACTCAACGGCGGTACCGGTATCTGAGTTAACTTCTGGTTCAGATTTTATTGCAACACCTGTTTATGCAGAGAATAGTGGACAAACAATGAATAAGTCCACAAATTTATCGAGAATAGCACCTGTTACGCAGATATGGAATCGACAGAAGCAGAAGTTTGATCTTCAGTTTCTTAGCCAGATAGAAAATGATTACTGGAGTCCATTTGTCTTGAATGAAAGTGTAGCCAATCTTCTTGGCAATTCCGATAACCGGATTACAGGCCCCTCTATGGAGCGTTTTATTGAATTCAGTTTACTTCCTGAAAATGGGAATGAGGGGTTGATCGCAGATGCGGTAATGCTTGGTTTTTTAGACAGCCCGGCGCAAAACTCGCAACTTCGTTTTGATCTTCCAAAACTTGAACTTTTACCTTCGGCCAATAATAATACCAACTTTAGATCTCCGCTTCTTTATCTTTCATCGACGCTTTCGTCAGAAAATTATAACTCATTTACCCATCTGCCATTTGATATTAATCAGGAATATGAAATAGGCCTGGGCGCCAAAATGATAGACAATGCAGGTAGCGCTACCATAAAATGGAATCTGAACAATGAGCTGCCAGAAGAGTGGATTCTGACTCTCGAAGATACATTTAATGGTACTTCGGTAAATCTTCGAGAAGAGAATGAATATCGTTTTCGGTATAGCAGCAGCGTTTCGGCAATGAATGAAAACAATCAGAATGAAACACCAAAAATAACAGCGTTCACTGCGCAGGGACGTCCCCGGTTTGTTTTGAAAGTACAGCCATATGAATCCTTTTCTGAAAATACGGAAGACGTGGAGACCCCGGACAAAATTGAACTCCGTCCAAATTATCCGAATCCTTTTAATCCATCTACAAATATAAATTTTTATATTCCCGAGGAACGAAGTGTCCGGGTTGGGATTTATAATATTGTTGGACAACAAGTAGCACTTTTACTGGATGATACAATTCAGGCTGGAGAGCATTCTCTCGTTTGGGATGCATCTGATAAACCGAGTGGTATTTACATCGTTCAACTTGAAAGCGGAAATCGAATTTTTACAAGAAAAATTACATTGATTAAGTAA
- a CDS encoding aldo/keto reductase, with product MQFKTAQGVDIPEIGIGTYRLYGRECKQSVSDALAIGYRHVDTAQMYKNEKEVGDAIYSSPVDREDIFLTTKVWHTNLDHDDVLQSVEDSLRQLRTPYVDLLLIHWPNKQVSIQQTFEAMLTLRDQGKALNVGISNFPLGLTQEIVEELRIPILTNQVEYHPFLAQFDLIDYSYDHDFLVTAYSPLAQGKVLNNDKLIEIAEEYGKTPAQVSLRWLIEQENVVAIPKASSKEHLEDNIDIYDFELSDEHFEQIDALDKTTRLVNPSFAPKWDM from the coding sequence ATGCAGTTTAAAACAGCTCAGGGAGTAGATATTCCGGAAATTGGAATTGGAACCTACAGATTGTACGGCAGAGAGTGTAAACAGTCCGTTTCTGATGCTCTGGCTATTGGTTACAGGCACGTCGATACAGCCCAGATGTATAAAAATGAAAAGGAGGTTGGGGATGCCATTTATTCGTCGCCGGTAGATCGGGAAGATATTTTTCTAACCACCAAAGTGTGGCACACCAATCTCGATCATGATGATGTCCTTCAGTCGGTAGAAGACAGCCTTCGTCAATTGCGTACCCCATATGTTGATTTGTTGTTGATTCACTGGCCTAACAAGCAAGTTTCCATACAGCAGACGTTTGAGGCCATGCTTACACTCCGCGATCAGGGCAAGGCGCTCAATGTCGGTATCAGTAATTTTCCTTTGGGGTTAACCCAGGAAATCGTTGAAGAACTTCGAATTCCAATTTTGACAAATCAGGTTGAATACCATCCATTTTTAGCACAGTTTGACCTGATTGATTACTCTTACGATCACGATTTTTTGGTGACAGCTTACAGTCCGCTGGCCCAGGGAAAAGTGTTGAATAATGATAAGTTGATCGAAATTGCAGAAGAGTATGGTAAAACACCTGCCCAGGTTTCTCTGCGATGGCTGATTGAACAGGAAAATGTTGTGGCTATTCCAAAAGCATCTTCAAAGGAACATTTGGAAGATAATATCGACATCTACGATTTTGAGTTATCAGATGAACATTTCGAACAAATTGATGCTCTTGATAAAACCACACGATTGGTGAACCCATCCTTTGCCCCTAAATGGGATATGTAG
- a CDS encoding acyl-[acyl-carrier-protein] thioesterase, with protein sequence MSAKQEYKYSVPYKVRSYEVDHLQEASISTICDYFQEAAGLHAQELHFDISDLQEKGLTWILYKLQVKVHEFPKRWESIKVTTWPSTGDGIRAYRDYELFDKEGKLLAAGLSQWMVLDIQKKRPVKMPEELMSKRFATDKHVLDLHKKNLPKLDGQDSELITTVSLNDLDMNRHVNNVRYIDWITGYNLPDHLRDKKCTEIVIQYVSETKNGDKIFLFGETDKNTDKEMNHSLFKNGADRVIANARTRWA encoded by the coding sequence ATGTCAGCAAAGCAAGAGTATAAATATTCGGTTCCTTACAAAGTCCGTTCATACGAAGTTGATCATCTGCAAGAAGCAAGCATTTCTACTATATGCGATTACTTTCAGGAAGCAGCAGGACTCCATGCACAGGAACTTCATTTCGACATATCAGATCTCCAGGAAAAGGGCCTCACGTGGATACTGTACAAACTGCAAGTAAAGGTTCACGAATTCCCCAAAAGATGGGAATCAATAAAAGTAACTACATGGCCTTCTACCGGTGATGGAATCCGGGCATATCGGGATTATGAACTATTTGATAAAGAAGGGAAACTTCTCGCGGCAGGATTGAGTCAGTGGATGGTGTTGGACATTCAAAAAAAGAGACCGGTAAAAATGCCGGAAGAACTGATGAGCAAACGCTTTGCAACGGACAAGCATGTTTTGGATCTTCATAAAAAAAACCTTCCCAAACTAGATGGACAAGATTCAGAGCTAATCACAACGGTCAGTCTTAATGATCTGGATATGAATCGACACGTGAACAACGTTCGATATATTGACTGGATAACCGGTTATAATTTGCCCGATCACTTGAGAGACAAAAAATGCACCGAAATTGTTATTCAGTATGTTTCAGAAACGAAGAATGGAGATAAGATTTTTCTTTTTGGCGAAACTGATAAAAACACCGACAAAGAAATGAATCATTCACTTTTTAAAAACGGTGCTGATAGGGTGATAGCAAATGCCCGGACGCGCTGGGCATAG
- a CDS encoding vitamin B12-dependent ribonucleotide reductase has protein sequence MKFKRFYTKEEWSSPYEEIKFEKRKSEIKNPDGSLIFQMDNVVVPSSWSQVATDIIAQKYFRKAGVPAKLKKIKEKGVPAWLQRSEADEKALEKVEEDERYSHEIDSKQVFHRLAGCWTYWGWKHDYFDSEEDAKSFYDELSYMLANQMAAPNSPQWFNTGLHWAYGINGPAQGHYYVDGKTGELKKSEDAYSHPQPHACFIQSIDDDLVNEGGIMDLWVREARLFKYGSGTGSNFSKIRGENEPLSGGGKSSGLMSFLKIGDRAAGAIKSGGTTRRAAKMVTLDLDHPDIEEYINWKVREEQKVAAIVAGSKVTEKHLKKIMQLCNEPVEIDGKSLNGAVSRDPLKNEDLGIAIKKAKRDHVPLNYIERVIQLAAQGFKDIEFDTYDTDWNSEAYMTVSGQNSNNSVRVPNSFMQAVVDNSEWNLYGRVEKKRAAKEGRDPEPMETMRARDLWDQISYAAWSCADPGTQYHDTINEWHTCPEDGPINASNPCSEYMFLDNTACNLASLNLMKYFKDEDCSTFDVESLRHASRLWTTVLEIAVLMAQFPSKEIAELSYVFRTLGLGFANIGAALMVQGVPYDSAEGCAIAGSLTSIMHMKAYATSAELANELGTFEGYERNKEHMLRVLRNHRRAAYNAEENEYEGLTIKPVGISEDHCPKYLLKAARKDSDEAVELGEKYGYRNAQVTVIAPTGTIGLVMDCDTTGIEPDFALVKFKKLAGGGYFKIINQSVPLALKNLGYDEKEIDEIVKYAKGHASLEGCPHVNPETLKEKGFTDEKLEAIEKALPGSFDIKFAFNHWTLGEDFCKEELDLTEQQLSDHNFDMLRYLGFSKDQIQEANDYVCGTMTIEGAPHLKEKHYPVFDCANKCGRIGQRFISAEGHINMMAAAQPFISGAISKTINLPNEATVDDFKDAYMQSWQKMLKANALYRDGSKLSQPLNSMSDVLDELEDEDEETVAAQDKVIQTAEKIIHKYVARRQRLPFRRSGYTQKVKIGGQSVYLRTGEYDNGQLGEIFIDMHREGAAFRSLTNCFAIAISLGLQHGVPLEEFVDAFVFTKFEPSGMVAGSPHVKMTTSVIDYIFRELAVTYLGREDLAHVAPEDILKRKLRPSEEQELADEVAKQSHPKPQTSTVKESANVTERQYQSDNDADSDYDRAKQLGYTGDSCPECGSMTMIRNGTCLKCMTCGSTTGCS, from the coding sequence ATGAAATTTAAGCGATTTTATACCAAAGAGGAATGGAGTTCACCGTACGAGGAGATTAAGTTTGAGAAAAGAAAATCAGAGATTAAAAATCCCGACGGTTCACTCATTTTTCAGATGGATAATGTAGTTGTGCCATCCAGTTGGTCACAGGTCGCTACCGATATCATTGCTCAAAAATATTTTAGAAAGGCCGGAGTTCCTGCCAAACTGAAAAAAATAAAAGAGAAAGGTGTCCCTGCCTGGCTTCAGCGATCGGAAGCAGATGAGAAAGCTCTCGAAAAAGTTGAAGAGGATGAAAGGTACAGCCATGAAATTGATAGCAAACAAGTGTTTCACCGTCTTGCAGGGTGCTGGACATATTGGGGATGGAAACACGATTATTTTGATTCCGAAGAGGATGCCAAATCTTTTTACGACGAACTTTCCTACATGCTCGCCAATCAAATGGCAGCACCGAATAGTCCGCAGTGGTTTAATACCGGATTGCATTGGGCGTATGGAATTAACGGTCCTGCTCAAGGCCATTACTATGTAGATGGTAAAACCGGCGAACTGAAAAAATCGGAAGATGCGTATTCACACCCTCAGCCGCATGCGTGCTTCATCCAAAGTATTGATGACGATCTTGTAAATGAAGGCGGTATTATGGATCTCTGGGTTCGTGAAGCCCGGCTTTTTAAATATGGCTCCGGAACAGGGAGTAACTTTTCGAAAATTCGTGGAGAAAATGAGCCTCTCAGTGGTGGCGGAAAATCATCCGGTTTGATGAGTTTCCTGAAAATAGGAGACCGTGCTGCCGGAGCAATCAAATCGGGTGGAACAACCCGGCGTGCAGCCAAAATGGTAACCCTTGATTTGGATCATCCAGATATTGAAGAATATATCAACTGGAAAGTCCGGGAAGAGCAGAAGGTAGCTGCAATTGTGGCTGGTTCAAAAGTTACGGAAAAGCACCTCAAAAAAATTATGCAGCTTTGTAATGAACCGGTAGAGATTGATGGAAAAAGTTTAAACGGTGCAGTAAGTCGCGATCCGCTGAAAAATGAAGATCTTGGAATAGCGATCAAAAAAGCAAAACGGGATCACGTTCCTTTGAATTATATTGAACGCGTTATTCAACTTGCTGCCCAGGGTTTTAAAGATATTGAATTTGATACCTATGACACGGACTGGAATTCCGAAGCCTACATGACTGTAAGCGGACAGAATTCAAATAATTCCGTTCGTGTGCCAAACAGCTTTATGCAGGCCGTTGTGGATAACAGCGAATGGAATCTGTATGGCCGTGTTGAAAAGAAAAGAGCGGCAAAAGAAGGTCGTGATCCAGAACCGATGGAAACAATGCGGGCCCGTGATTTATGGGATCAAATCAGTTATGCGGCCTGGTCTTGTGCCGATCCCGGTACGCAATACCACGATACCATTAACGAATGGCATACATGCCCCGAAGACGGACCGATCAACGCAAGTAATCCATGTTCGGAGTATATGTTCCTGGACAATACCGCGTGTAATCTCGCTTCTTTGAACCTGATGAAATATTTCAAAGATGAGGATTGCAGTACGTTTGATGTAGAGTCTCTTCGTCATGCATCCCGGCTTTGGACCACTGTTTTGGAAATTGCTGTATTGATGGCACAGTTTCCATCCAAAGAAATTGCTGAGCTTTCTTATGTATTCAGAACACTCGGTCTCGGCTTTGCCAATATCGGTGCAGCTCTGATGGTACAGGGTGTTCCCTATGACAGTGCTGAAGGCTGTGCTATTGCCGGTTCACTGACATCTATCATGCATATGAAGGCGTATGCTACAAGTGCTGAATTGGCAAATGAATTGGGTACGTTCGAAGGATATGAGCGTAATAAAGAGCATATGCTGCGGGTTCTTCGAAATCATAGACGGGCCGCTTATAATGCAGAGGAGAACGAATATGAAGGTCTCACAATCAAACCTGTGGGAATCAGTGAGGATCACTGTCCAAAATATCTGTTGAAAGCTGCCCGCAAAGATTCTGATGAAGCCGTTGAATTGGGCGAGAAGTACGGATACAGAAATGCACAGGTAACCGTAATTGCCCCGACAGGAACTATTGGTTTGGTGATGGACTGTGATACTACAGGTATAGAACCGGATTTTGCACTTGTGAAATTCAAAAAACTTGCCGGTGGCGGATACTTCAAAATTATCAACCAGAGTGTACCGCTGGCTCTTAAAAATCTTGGATATGATGAAAAAGAGATTGATGAGATTGTTAAGTATGCGAAAGGTCATGCATCATTGGAAGGTTGTCCACATGTAAATCCGGAAACGCTGAAAGAGAAAGGGTTTACGGATGAAAAATTGGAAGCTATTGAAAAAGCATTGCCCGGTAGTTTTGACATCAAATTTGCATTCAATCACTGGACACTTGGTGAAGATTTCTGCAAAGAAGAGTTGGATTTAACGGAACAGCAGTTGTCCGATCATAACTTCGACATGCTTCGATATCTTGGATTCTCCAAAGATCAAATCCAGGAAGCTAACGATTATGTGTGTGGTACAATGACAATAGAAGGTGCTCCGCATCTGAAGGAAAAACATTACCCGGTATTCGATTGTGCGAATAAATGTGGGCGAATCGGCCAGCGGTTTATTTCAGCCGAAGGACACATCAATATGATGGCGGCTGCACAACCGTTTATTTCTGGTGCAATTTCCAAAACCATTAATCTGCCGAATGAAGCAACTGTAGATGATTTCAAGGATGCATATATGCAATCCTGGCAAAAAATGTTAAAAGCCAATGCACTCTATCGAGATGGTTCCAAACTCAGCCAGCCACTCAACTCCATGAGTGATGTTCTTGATGAACTTGAAGATGAGGATGAAGAAACCGTTGCGGCACAAGACAAAGTGATTCAAACAGCCGAAAAAATTATTCATAAATATGTGGCCCGGCGTCAACGATTGCCATTCCGAAGAAGTGGGTATACCCAGAAAGTGAAGATTGGCGGTCAAAGTGTGTATCTGCGAACCGGTGAGTATGACAATGGTCAGCTGGGTGAAATCTTCATTGACATGCATCGCGAAGGTGCTGCATTCCGAAGTTTAACCAACTGCTTTGCTATTGCTATTTCCCTCGGTCTGCAGCATGGCGTGCCACTTGAAGAATTTGTGGATGCATTTGTATTCACCAAATTTGAACCGAGTGGAATGGTTGCGGGAAGCCCACACGTGAAAATGACGACATCCGTGATCGATTACATCTTCAGAGAACTTGCCGTTACTTACCTGGGAAGGGAAGACCTTGCTCACGTAGCGCCAGAAGATATTCTGAAGAGAAAATTACGACCATCGGAGGAGCAAGAACTTGCAGATGAAGTTGCAAAACAATCTCATCCAAAGCCTCAAACCTCAACGGTTAAGGAAAGTGCAAATGTTACCGAACGGCAGTATCAATCTGATAATGATGCTGACTCTGATTATGATCGTGCCAAACAACTTGGTTATACAGGCGACTCCTGCCCCGAATGCGGGAGCATGACTATGATTCGCAATGGAACATGTTTGAAGTGCATGACCTGTGGATCTACAACAGGCTGCTCCTAA